The genomic DNA GGTCGCCGCCCGTGAACCGGAGATCCGGGAGGTCGCGTCCGGCCTGATCGACGGGCTGAAGGACAGCGGTTCCGCCGACGTCCTCGACACGTTCGCCCGCCGCTTCCCGACCCTGATCTTCATGCGTCTGATGGGGCTGCCCGAGGAGGATCTCCCGCAGTTCCTCGACTGGATCCACGACCTGCTGCATCTGTCCCACGGCGAAGACCCGCACGGCGAGCGGCAGTTGAGCGCGATGAACGCCGTGTCGGACTACTTCGAGCAGCAGATCGCGCTGCGCCGCGAGGCACCCCGCGACGACCTGCTGTCCCGCGCCATGACCTGGACGATCGACGACGAGCCGATCAGCGACCGGGACATGCACGCGTTCTGCATCCTGCTGTTCCAGGCCGGCTTCGACACGGTCCCGATCTCCATCGGCTGGGCCTTCTACCACTTCGCCACGCATCCGGAACAGCGCAGGGCGATCGTCGACGACCCGTCGCTGATCCCCACGGCGGTCGAGGAGATCCTCCGCGTCTACTCGTTCGTCGTCCCCGCCCGCAAGGCGACACGGGACGTCGAGATCGGCGGCTGCCCGGTCGGCGCGGGGGAGATGGTGATGCTCCCGCTCGCGGTCAGCAACCGCGACCCCGAGCGCTTCGAACGGCCCCTCGAAGTGGACCTGCGGCGCAAGGCCACCAACCACATCGCGTTCGGTTCCGGCCCGCACCGCTGCCTCGGCTCCCACCTCGCCCGCCTCGAACTCAACGTGGCCGTCGAGGAATGGCACCGGCGCATCCCCGACTACGGGATCACCCCCGGCCAGGACCTCGAACAGCACGGCAACATGTACGGCATCAAGCAGCTCCGGCTGGAGTGGTGAGCGACGCCATGACCTCACCGCTCAACCCAACAGACCTGTACCACACGGGAATTGTGGTCCCGGACGTCGAGGCGGGGAAGGCCTGGTTCACCCGGATCGCGGGTCACCGCTGGACCGAGACCCAGGCCTACGACCTCACCGTGCGCCTGGCCGACGGCGAGCGCGTGCTCCCGCTGCGCTTCGCGTACTCGCTGGACGCCCCGCACCTCGAACTCGTGCAGGAGATCCCGGGCACGCCGTGGACCCCGTCCGGGCACCTGGCCACCCATCACCTCGGCTACTTCTGCGACGACCTGCCGACGACCTCCAAACGGCTGGAGGAGGCGGGCTTCCCGCTGGAGGCCTGCGCGATCGTCGACGGCTCCCCGTCGATCTTCGCCTACCACTTCGACCCGCACGGCGTACGCATCGAGATCGTCGACCGCACCCGCATGCCGGCCTTCGACGCCTACCTCCGCTCCAAGGCACCGACGTGGCACTGACGTTCACCGAGGAGCAGGAGGAACTCCGTACGACGCTACGGCGCTTCCTCGCCGACAAGGCGCCGAGCGCGGCCGTACGCCGCGCGATGGACTCCGCCGAAGGCCACGATCCCCGGTTGTGGCGGCAGATGGCCGACCAACTCGGCCTGCACGGCCTCGCGTTGCCGGAGGCGTACGGCGGATCCGGCGGCGGGCCGGTCGAGTTGGGGATCGTACTGGAGGAGATGGGACGGGTGCTGCTGCCGTCGCCGTACTTCGCGACCGTCGCGCTCGCCGGCCAGGCCCTCACGGCCTCCGGCGACGAGGCGGCGCAGGCGCGCTGGCTGCCCGCGATCGCCGACGGCTCGCTGACGGCCACGCTGGCGCTCGCCGAGACGGGCGGCTCATGGGAGTTGGCGGACGTCGAGGCGTCGGCCGCGAACGGGACGGTGTCCGGCACCAAGATGTTCGTCGTCGACGGACACACCGCCGACCTGATCCTCGTAGTGGCCCGTACCGGCACGGGACTTGGGCTCTTCGCCGTCGACGGTGACGCTCCCGGGGTGACCCGCACCCGGCTGGAGACCCTCGACCCGACCCGGCGGCTGGCCCGCGTCGACTTCGACGGCGCGCCCGCACTGCGGGTCGGCCCGGACGGGGACGCCTCGGCGTATCTGCGCACCGTGCTCGACCTCGTGGCCGTGGCGCTCGCGGCCGAACAGGTCGGCGGGGCACAGGCCTGTCTCGACACGGCCGTGGCGTACGCGAAGGTGCGCGTGCAGTTCGGGCGTCCCATCGGCTCCTTCCAGGCGGTCAAGCACAAGTGCGCCGACCTGCTCGTGCGGATCGAGGGTGCCCGGTCGGCGGCCTACCACGCGACGGCCGTGGCCGCCGATTCCCCGCCCGAACTGCCGTTGTCCACCGAGCAGTTGGCGCCCGCCGAACTGCCGGTGTCCGCAGCCCTGGCCGCGGCCTGCTGCGCGGACGCCTTCACCCACGCGGCCAAGGAGAACATCCAGCTCCACGGCGGCATCGGCTACACGTGGGAGCACGACGCGCAGCTCTATCTGAAGCGCGCGAAGTCGTCGGAGCAGTTGTTCGGGGGCCCGGCGACGTACCGGACCCGGTTGGCCGACCTGGTCGGAATCTGAGACCGACGTCCTGTCGAAAGGCTGATCACGTGGGAATTCGCGACCGCCTGTCCCGCCTGCTGGCCGAAGCGCCGGCGGCTGCCGAGGCGATCGAGTACGACCGGAGCTGGTGGACCTGGGGGCAGGTCCAGCGGACCGCGCGGGGACTGGGCGAGGCACTCGACGCGCTGGGCCTGCCCGTCGGCGCCCGCGTCGGGGTCGTCCTGGAGAACCGGCCCGAACACGTCGCCGTGGTCGCCGCCGTGATCGCCTCCGGGCGCTGTCTGGTCATGCTCAGCCCACTCCAGCCCGCCGCCCGGCTCGCCGCCGACCTCGCCCGCTGCACACCGCCCGTCGTCGTGTCCGGAGCCGAAGTCCTCGCCCGCGAGGGCGTGTTGGACGCCGTGACCGCACAGGGCGCCGCCCTTGAGCTGGACACCGACGGGTCGCTACGACCCGCGGGCGGCACGGCACCCGCCGAGGCACCGACCCGCCCGGGCATCGCCGTGGAGATGCTCACCTCCGGCACCACCGGACCCCCGAAACGCGTCCACCTGCGCATCGGCCAACTCGACCAGGCCCTCGTCTCCGGCGGCCAGACCCGGAAGGACGACCGGCTCCTGTCGGAATCGGCGTCCCTCGTGGCCGCACCGCTCGTCCACATCGGCGGCCTGTGGCGGGCGCTGGCCTGCCTCGCCACCGGCCGCCGCATGCTCCTCATGCCGAGATTCGCCGTCGACCCCTGGGTGAGCGCGGTCGAACGCCACCGACTCCGCGCGGCGAGCCTGGTCCCGGCCGCGATACGCGCCGTACTCGACGCGAACGTCCCGAAGGAACGCCTCGCCACCCTCCAGGTCGTCACCTCCGGCACGGCACCCTGCCCGCCGGAACTCGCCGACGCCTTCTTCCGCACGTACGGCATCCCCGTCCTGATGACCTATGGCGCAACGGAGTTCGCCGGGGCCGTCGCCGGCTGGACCCTCGCGCTGCACGACCACTGGTGGCAGCGCAAGGCCGGCAGCGCCGGACGCGCCTTCGCGGGCGTGGAGTTGAGGGTGACCGGCGACGACGGCGGCGAACTGCCGGTCGGCCGGACCGGTCGGCTCGAAGTGCGGACCGAGCAGAGCACCCACGGCGGCCGGACCTGGGTGAAGACCAGCGATCTGGCCCGGATCGACGCCGACCGGTTCGTGTGGATCGAGGGCCGCGCCGACGACGCCATCATCCGCGGCGGCTTCAAAGTGCAGCCGGAGACCGTCAAACGGATCCTGGAGACCCACCCGGCCGTACGCGAGGCCGCCGTCGCCGGACTGCCGGACCCACGGCTCGGTGAAGTACCGGTCGCGGCAGTCGAGTCGGAGCCGGGGCGGCCCGTACCGGACGCGGCCGAACTCACCGCCCTGTGCCGTACCCACCTCATGCCGTACGAGGTGCCCGCCCACATCGTCGTCGTCGACGAACTGCCCCGCACCCCGTCGAGCAAGGTGAGCCGCGTCGAACTGCTCGACCTCGTACGGGCCCGGCTCGCCGAGCACACCAAGGCATGAGTGTCCCGAAGCGTCACAAGGAGTAACCGCGGTGTCCAGCAAGGAGGTTGACCGGTGAGCGATACCGAGGAGAAGGCCGCCGAGCGGTTCGGCGTGCTGACGGACGAGGCGGTCGAACGCTCCCGGCGCCGGCTCGGCGTCCCCCAGCCGCAGCGCAACCCGCCGCACAACTACGAGGTCACCTGGGACGGTTCACGCCACTTCGCCTACGGCTACGGCGACGCCAACCCGCTCTACTGCGACCCCGAGTACGCGGCGAAGACCCGCTGGGGCTCGCTCGTCGCACCGCCGACCTTCCTCTACACGATGGGCGAGGACGCGGCCCCGACCCCGGACCCCGAGACGAAGGCCCTGCTCAAGGGGGACCCCTTCGCCGGTCTCGGTTCCTACCAGGCGGTGATGGAGTTCGAGTGGTGGCGACCCCTTCAACTGGGCGACCGCTGCCGGGTGTTGCAGACCCAGGTCGGGGTTCAGCTCAAGCAGAGCAGTTTCGGCGGGCGTACCGCACATGTCGTCCGCGACTACCTCTACGCCAACGGACGCGGCGAGATGCACGCCCTGCGCCGCGGCACCTGGATCAACGCCGAACGGCACACCTCGAAGAAGCGGGCCAAGGAGGCGCTGGAACAGCAGCCGTACTCGGCCGAGCAACTCGCCGAGATCGACGCGGCGTACGCGGCCGAGACCCGGCGCGGCGCCGAACCCCGCCACTGGGAGGACGTCGAGATCGGCGAGGAACTGCAACCCCGCGTGAAGGGCCCGCTGACCACCACGGACGTGGTCGTCTGGCACCTCGGCTGGGGCATGCAGCTCACCCCGCCCGGCGCCTTCGGGATCGCGGCGGCCGTACGGCGCAAGGCCCCCGGCCTCTATCCGCCCAACCGCCTGGGCGTCCCGGACACCGTGCAACGCCTGCACTGGGAGCCCGAACGGGCCCGGGAACTCGGCCTGCCGGGCCCCTACGACTACGGCGGTATGCGCGAGACCTGGCTCTGCCATCTCCTCACCGACTGGATCGGCGACGACGGCTGGCTGTGGAAACTCCGCTGCGAACACCGCAAGTTCAACTACCACGGCGACACCACCTGGGTGCGCGGCAGGGTCGTCGACAAGCAGCAGGTGGACGGGCGGAACGAGGTGCACATCGAGGTGCGCTGCGAGAACCAGCGCGGCGAAGTCACCACACCCGGCACGGCAGTTGTGCTCCTGCCGACCAGGGAGCGGGCCGTCGAACTTCCCTTGCCGCCCGCCCCGGACCTGGACGGCATGGTCGCCCACGAACTTGAGCGGTTCGCGGTCAAGTGAACGGCAATCGAGAACGAGAATTCAGGAGGCAGGATGTCGGACGAGGTGCTGGTGGAGCGCCGAGGAGCGGTCCAGGTCATCACGATCAACCGTCCCGCGGTGAAGAACGCGCTCGACGCGGGGGTGGCCGCCGGAGTCGCCGCCGCCGTGGACGAGCTGGACGAGTCGGACGAGCTGCGGGTCGGCGTGCTCACCGGGGCGGGCGGCACGTTCTCGGCGGGCATGGACCTCAAGGCCTGGCTGCACGGCGAGAGTCCCGCGATCGAAGGCCGCGGACTGTGCGGGATCACGATCACCCCGCCGCGCAAGCCACTGATCGCCGCGGTCGAGGGCTGGGCGCTGGCCGGCGGCTTCGAGCTGCTGCTCGCCTGCGATCTCGTCGTGGCGTCCCGCACGGCGCGGGTCGGGGTGCCTGAGGTGAAGCGGTCCCTGGTCGCCCGGGCCGGCGCGGCACTGCGACTACCCCAACGAGTCCCGTACGCCATCGCGTTGGAACTGCTGCTGACCGGCGAACCCATCACCGCCGAACGCGCGGCCGAGGTCGGACTGGTCAACCGGCTCACCGACGAGGGCGGCGCGCTCGCCGGCGCGCTGGAACTCGCCACGACCATCGCGGCGAACGGCCCCCTCGCCGTCGCCGCCACCAAGCAGATCGCGCAGTCCGCCGCCGACTGGACGCTGGAGGAGGGCTGGACCCGGCAGGCCGAGATCGCGTCGCCGGTGTTCTCGTCCGAGGACGCGCGGGAAGGGGCCGCCGCCTTCGCCGAGAAGCGGCCGCCGGTCTGGAAGGGACGCTGACAGCGTCGTAGAACCGTCGGGATCCTCAAGTCAGGCTGCACGGGAGGGTGTTGTGACCACAGGACCGCTGTCCGGCTGCCGCGTCGTCGAGTTGGGTGGCATCGGACCGGGCCCGTTCGCCGGCATGCTGCTCGCCGATCTCGGCGCGGAGGTCGTCCGGGTGGATCGCCGAGAGCGGGCGGACGAACCCGACGCGGGCGGCCCCGGGGATGTGCTCAACCGAGGGAAGCGCTCGGTCGTACTCGACCTGAAACACCCGGCCGGACCCGCCGCCCTCCTCCAACTCGCGGGGCGCGCCGACGTGTTGATCGAGGGCTTCCGCCCCGGCGTCACCGAACGCCTGGGCATCGGACCGCACGAGTGCCTCGCCCGCAACCCCCGGCTTGTCTACGGCCGGATGACCGGCTGGGGCCAGACCGGCCCCCTCGCGGCGGCCGCCGGACACGACCTCACCTACATCGCCCTCACCGGCGCACTCGGCGCGATCGGAGACGCGGCAGGCCCCCCGCAGATACCGCTGAACCTCGTCGGCGACTTCGGGGGCGGCGGCTGCTACCTCGTGATCGGGGTACTGGCCGCCCTGCATGCCGTAGGACGCACGGGAGTCGGCCAGGTCGTGGACGCGGCGATCGTCGACGGGACCGCACACCTCCTCGCGAGCACCTTCGGCAAACTCGGGCGCGGGGTGTGGACCGACGAGCGGGGCGTCAACCAACTGGACGGCGGCTGGCCCTTCTACGCCGTCTACGAGACCAAGGACGGGCGGCATGTGGCGGTCGGCGCGCTGGAGGCCAAGTTCTACGGGCGTCTGATCGAGCTGCTGAAGCTCGACGTCGATCCCGACCTCCAGCACGACCGGTCGACCTGGCCGGAACTGCGCCGCCGCCTGACGGAACGCTTCGCGGAACACACCCGCGACGAATGGGCGGCCGTGTTCGAGGGCACCGACGCCTGCGTCGCACCCGTCCTCGGCCTCACCGAGGCGGCAGCACACCCCCAACTGGCCGCGCGCGGCAGCCTGTTCACCCGCGACGGCGTCGTCCAGCCCGCCGCGGCTCCCCGTTTCTCGGCGACACCCTCGAGCCCCGGCCCGGCGGCACCACCCGTGGGCGCCGACACCCGCGCCGTGTTCCGGGACTGGGAGATCGCCGGCGCCGGCGCACTCCTCGACAGCGGCGCCGCCGTCCAGTTCCCCACTGATTCCCGCTGAACCCTTGAGCCACCGAGAGGACCTTCCATGCCCGAGGCCGTCATCGTCGACGCCGTACGCACGCCCATCGGCAAGCGCAACGGCTCCCTGGCCGCCGTACACGCGGCCGATCTGTCGGCACATGTGCTCACCGCACTGGTGGAACGCACCGGCGTGGACCCCGGCACCGTGGACGACGTGATGTGGGGCTGCGTGACCCAGGTCGGCGACCAGTCGAGCAACATCGCCCGGTTCGCCGCCCTCGCCGCGGGCTGGCCCGAGCATGTGCCGGGGGTGACGATCAACCGGGCCTGCGGCTCCAGCCAGCAGGCCGTCGACTCCGCCGCGCACGCCGTCATGGCCGGGCAGTACGACCTGGTGGTGGCCGGCGGCGTGGAGACCATGACCAGGGTCCCGCTCGGCTCGCACCGGACCACCGGCCAGCCGTACGGACCCGCCGTCCTGGCCCGCTACAACGGGTTCCAGTTCAGCCAGGGCGTCGGCGCCGAGCTGATCTCCGAGCAGTGGGGCCTCAGCCGCACCCGGCTCGACGAGTTCGCCTCCGAGTCGCACGCCAAGGCCGCCGCGGCGATCGACTCGGGCATCTTCGACGACCACATCGTGCCCATCGAGGTCGACGGCACCAAGTTCACCGTCGACGAGGGCCTGCGGCGCGGCACTTCGGTCGAGACCCTCGCCAAACTCAGGCCCTCGTTCAAGGACGACGGCGTGATCCACGCCGGGAACGCCTCCCAGATCTCCGACGGCGCCGCCGCGCTGCTCATCACAACTCCCGAACGGGCAAGGGAGTTGGGCCTCAAGCCGATCGCCCGCTACCACTCGGGCGCGGTCAGTGGCGCGGACCCGATCATGATGCTGACCGGGCCGATCCCGGCGACCGAGAAGGTGCTGCGCAGGTCCGGCCTGTCCATCGAGGACATCGGAGCCTTCGAGGTCAACGAGGCGTTCGCACCGGTCCCGTTGGCGTGGCTCGCCGAGACCGGTGCCGACCCCGAGCGGCTCAACCCGCTCGGCGGAGCGATCGCGGTCGGCCATCCGCTCGGCGGCTCCGGCGCCATCCTGATGACCCGGCTGCTCGCCCGGATGCGGCAGCGCAACCTGCGCTACGGCCTCCAGACGATGTGCGAAGGGGGCGGCACGGCCAACGCCACGATCCTCGAACTGCTCCCGTGACCTGCTGGACGCCCCCTGCACTCCTACGAGAGATTCACCAGGCGACCGGCAACTCGTAGATGCCGTAAGCCTGGGAGTCCTCCTTGAACTTCAACTCCGAGACGTCCACGGCGAGTCGGAGCGTCGGGATCCGGCGGAACAACGTGCTGAAGACGACGTGGAGTTCGATGCGCGCGAGCTGCTGGCCCACACACTGGTGCGGGCCCCAGCCGAACGCGTGGTGGTGGGCCGCGCTGCGGGTGAGGTCGACCTTCTCGGGGTCGGGGAACGCCTGCGGGTCCCAGTTGGCGGCCGGCAGCGACGCGATGACACCCTCGCCCGCGCGGATGACCTCACCGTCGATCTCGATGTCCTCCAGCACGGCCCGGCGCGCCAGCAGATGCGGGATGGTGAGGTAGCGCAGCAGCTCCTCGACCGTGCTCGTCACATACTTCGGATCGTCCGAGTGCGCACGCAGGCCCGCGAGTTGGTCCGGGTTCTCCAGCAGCAGCGCGGTGCCCAGCGTGATCATGTTGGCGCTGGTGTCGTGCCCGGCGACGAGCAGGATATGCCCCAAGGGGGCGGCTTCCTTCATGGAGAGGTCGCCCGCCTTGACGCGCGCGGCGAGGTCGGAGAGGACGTCCTCTCCGGGATCGTCCATCTTGCCCTCGATGAGCTTGGCGATGTAGCCGACCAGTGTGGCCGTGCTCTCCGCCGCCCTCTCCGGGGTCTTGAACCGCGCGTTGGTGACTCCCGCGTGCTCCTGGAAGAACTCGTGGTCGTCGTACGGCACCCCGAGCAGCGCGCAGATCATCAGTGACGGCAGAGGCAGGGACAGAACCTGGTTCAGGTCGACCGGCTGGGGACCGGCCAGCATCTTGTCGATCAGGTCGTCGGTGATCCGCTGGATCTCCGGGCGGATCTTCTCCATCCGGTGACGGGTGAACGAACTCGTCAACATCCGGCGCCACCGGGCGTGTTCGGCACCGTCGGTGTTGTTGATGGACAGCCGTACGTCGGCCGCGTGTGCCTTCATCGCCTCGGTTGTGTGCGGGTATCCGGGCGCGGCGATGTTGGCGCTCAGTCGCGGGTCCGTCAGCAGTTCGCGCTGGGCGGCGTGGGTCGTGACGACCCAGGGGGTGGTGCCGTCCCAGGTCTTGGCCCGGACGAGGGCCTTCCCCGTGTCGTGCAGCTTGAGCAGCCCCGGCGGCGGCGCGAACGGGCACTCGCCCGACCGCGGCGACGGGTACTCCGGCAGCTCTTCGGCGACGTCGGTTCCGGCCACGTTCTCGGTCATCGTTCTGGTGTCCTCTCGTCGGCCCATACCTCACCGAACGATACGTCGACCGATCGGTACAATCAATCTTTCGGCCACCTGTCCCGCTGTTCGCAATATGCATATCGACCGGACGGTCTATTTGAGAACAGTGCAGCTCAGCGAGGCTCCCGCGGCATCCCGAGCCCCCGCTCGGCGACCTGTGTCCGCAGCACCTCGTTCGCCCCGCCCGCGATCGTGTACGCGCGCGAGTACAGATGCGCGTCCTGCCACCAGCCGTCCGCCACGGCGTCCTCGTCGCCCTCGACCAGCAGTCCGTCCGTGCCCTGCAGGCCCAGGCCGAAGTCGACCAGGTCGTGGTTCAGCTCGCTGAAGAAGATTTTGCCGAGGAGGGCGTCGGCGGGCCGTTCCGTGTCGTGCAGCATCCGTGACTGCGCGAGAGCGATCACCGCGGCGTTCACCTGCACCCGTGCGGCCAACTCGCCGATCGCCTGCCGGGTCGCGGAATCGTCGAGCGCGGGCCCGCCGTCGACCGTCGTACGCGCGGCGAGACGCAGCAAGTCGTCCAGTACGGCGACCAGTTCGACACCGCGCGCGGCCACGCCGGAACGCTCGTGGCCGAGGCTGCTCATCGCCACCCGCCAGCCGTCGTCCACCCGGCCGATCACGTTCGCGGCCGGGATGCGGACACCGTCGAGGAACACCTCGTTGAAGTCGGTGGTCCCGGTGATCTCCCGCAACGGACGGATGTCGACGCCCGGGCTGCGCAGATCGAGGGCGAACGCCGTGATGCCCCTGTGCTTCGGGGCCTCGCGGTCGGTGCGCGCGAGCAGGTAACCCATGTCGGCGTGCTGGCCGTTGGTCGTCCACACCTTCTGGCCGTCCACGACGAACACCGCGTCGTCGCCGTCGCCCTCGCGAACCGCCCGCGTGCGCAGCGCCGCCAGGTCGCTGCCCGCCTCGGGCTCGCTGAAGAGCTGGCACCACACGTCCTCGCAGGAGCGGATACGGGGCAGGAAGCGCGCCCGCTGGTCGTCGGTGCCGAACTCCAGCAGTGCGGCGGAGGCCAGCGAGGCGGCGCCGATCGGCTGCCAGGTACGGGCGCGGGCGATCTCCTCGGCCACGACGGACGGTTCCAGCGGATGCGCGTCGGGACGGCCGCCGTACTCGGCCGGCCAGTCGATCCCGAGGAAGCCCGCCTGGTACAGCTTGGCGGTCCACTCCCGGATCGCCGGCATCAACTCCGGTTCCGGTGCGCGCACCCCCGCACGGTTCTTGATGCCCGGGGCGTGC from Streptomyces sp. NBC_01478 includes the following:
- a CDS encoding thiolase family protein, with amino-acid sequence MPEAVIVDAVRTPIGKRNGSLAAVHAADLSAHVLTALVERTGVDPGTVDDVMWGCVTQVGDQSSNIARFAALAAGWPEHVPGVTINRACGSSQQAVDSAAHAVMAGQYDLVVAGGVETMTRVPLGSHRTTGQPYGPAVLARYNGFQFSQGVGAELISEQWGLSRTRLDEFASESHAKAAAAIDSGIFDDHIVPIEVDGTKFTVDEGLRRGTSVETLAKLRPSFKDDGVIHAGNASQISDGAAALLITTPERARELGLKPIARYHSGAVSGADPIMMLTGPIPATEKVLRRSGLSIEDIGAFEVNEAFAPVPLAWLAETGADPERLNPLGGAIAVGHPLGGSGAILMTRLLARMRQRNLRYGLQTMCEGGGTANATILELLP
- a CDS encoding crotonase/enoyl-CoA hydratase family protein yields the protein MSDEVLVERRGAVQVITINRPAVKNALDAGVAAGVAAAVDELDESDELRVGVLTGAGGTFSAGMDLKAWLHGESPAIEGRGLCGITITPPRKPLIAAVEGWALAGGFELLLACDLVVASRTARVGVPEVKRSLVARAGAALRLPQRVPYAIALELLLTGEPITAERAAEVGLVNRLTDEGGALAGALELATTIAANGPLAVAATKQIAQSAADWTLEEGWTRQAEIASPVFSSEDAREGAAAFAEKRPPVWKGR
- a CDS encoding cytochrome P450 gives rise to the protein MTENVAGTDVAEELPEYPSPRSGECPFAPPPGLLKLHDTGKALVRAKTWDGTTPWVVTTHAAQRELLTDPRLSANIAAPGYPHTTEAMKAHAADVRLSINNTDGAEHARWRRMLTSSFTRHRMEKIRPEIQRITDDLIDKMLAGPQPVDLNQVLSLPLPSLMICALLGVPYDDHEFFQEHAGVTNARFKTPERAAESTATLVGYIAKLIEGKMDDPGEDVLSDLAARVKAGDLSMKEAAPLGHILLVAGHDTSANMITLGTALLLENPDQLAGLRAHSDDPKYVTSTVEELLRYLTIPHLLARRAVLEDIEIDGEVIRAGEGVIASLPAANWDPQAFPDPEKVDLTRSAAHHHAFGWGPHQCVGQQLARIELHVVFSTLFRRIPTLRLAVDVSELKFKEDSQAYGIYELPVAW
- a CDS encoding cytochrome P450, producing the protein MSATLEPDGTHQGVPAYYFDNRLGGPVLSHQERWDEIARTHSGFRSTIARGYWVVTQGAAVQEALQDWRTFSNQSVTALDPDPRFLWIPEMLDPPQHTAWRRLLGSAFSPKTVAAREPEIREVASGLIDGLKDSGSADVLDTFARRFPTLIFMRLMGLPEEDLPQFLDWIHDLLHLSHGEDPHGERQLSAMNAVSDYFEQQIALRREAPRDDLLSRAMTWTIDDEPISDRDMHAFCILLFQAGFDTVPISIGWAFYHFATHPEQRRAIVDDPSLIPTAVEEILRVYSFVVPARKATRDVEIGGCPVGAGEMVMLPLAVSNRDPERFERPLEVDLRRKATNHIAFGSGPHRCLGSHLARLELNVAVEEWHRRIPDYGITPGQDLEQHGNMYGIKQLRLEW
- a CDS encoding acyl-CoA dehydrogenase family protein, with the protein product MRLESTPELEAFRRKVRAFVAEHAPGIKNRAGVRAPEPELMPAIREWTAKLYQAGFLGIDWPAEYGGRPDAHPLEPSVVAEEIARARTWQPIGAASLASAALLEFGTDDQRARFLPRIRSCEDVWCQLFSEPEAGSDLAALRTRAVREGDGDDAVFVVDGQKVWTTNGQHADMGYLLARTDREAPKHRGITAFALDLRSPGVDIRPLREITGTTDFNEVFLDGVRIPAANVIGRVDDGWRVAMSSLGHERSGVAARGVELVAVLDDLLRLAARTTVDGGPALDDSATRQAIGELAARVQVNAAVIALAQSRMLHDTERPADALLGKIFFSELNHDLVDFGLGLQGTDGLLVEGDEDAVADGWWQDAHLYSRAYTIAGGANEVLRTQVAERGLGMPREPR
- a CDS encoding FAS1-like dehydratase domain-containing protein → MSDTEEKAAERFGVLTDEAVERSRRRLGVPQPQRNPPHNYEVTWDGSRHFAYGYGDANPLYCDPEYAAKTRWGSLVAPPTFLYTMGEDAAPTPDPETKALLKGDPFAGLGSYQAVMEFEWWRPLQLGDRCRVLQTQVGVQLKQSSFGGRTAHVVRDYLYANGRGEMHALRRGTWINAERHTSKKRAKEALEQQPYSAEQLAEIDAAYAAETRRGAEPRHWEDVEIGEELQPRVKGPLTTTDVVVWHLGWGMQLTPPGAFGIAAAVRRKAPGLYPPNRLGVPDTVQRLHWEPERARELGLPGPYDYGGMRETWLCHLLTDWIGDDGWLWKLRCEHRKFNYHGDTTWVRGRVVDKQQVDGRNEVHIEVRCENQRGEVTTPGTAVVLLPTRERAVELPLPPAPDLDGMVAHELERFAVK
- a CDS encoding VOC family protein; protein product: MTSPLNPTDLYHTGIVVPDVEAGKAWFTRIAGHRWTETQAYDLTVRLADGERVLPLRFAYSLDAPHLELVQEIPGTPWTPSGHLATHHLGYFCDDLPTTSKRLEEAGFPLEACAIVDGSPSIFAYHFDPHGVRIEIVDRTRMPAFDAYLRSKAPTWH
- a CDS encoding CaiB/BaiF CoA transferase family protein; amino-acid sequence: MTTGPLSGCRVVELGGIGPGPFAGMLLADLGAEVVRVDRRERADEPDAGGPGDVLNRGKRSVVLDLKHPAGPAALLQLAGRADVLIEGFRPGVTERLGIGPHECLARNPRLVYGRMTGWGQTGPLAAAAGHDLTYIALTGALGAIGDAAGPPQIPLNLVGDFGGGGCYLVIGVLAALHAVGRTGVGQVVDAAIVDGTAHLLASTFGKLGRGVWTDERGVNQLDGGWPFYAVYETKDGRHVAVGALEAKFYGRLIELLKLDVDPDLQHDRSTWPELRRRLTERFAEHTRDEWAAVFEGTDACVAPVLGLTEAAAHPQLAARGSLFTRDGVVQPAAAPRFSATPSSPGPAAPPVGADTRAVFRDWEIAGAGALLDSGAAVQFPTDSR
- a CDS encoding class I adenylate-forming enzyme family protein, producing the protein MGIRDRLSRLLAEAPAAAEAIEYDRSWWTWGQVQRTARGLGEALDALGLPVGARVGVVLENRPEHVAVVAAVIASGRCLVMLSPLQPAARLAADLARCTPPVVVSGAEVLAREGVLDAVTAQGAALELDTDGSLRPAGGTAPAEAPTRPGIAVEMLTSGTTGPPKRVHLRIGQLDQALVSGGQTRKDDRLLSESASLVAAPLVHIGGLWRALACLATGRRMLLMPRFAVDPWVSAVERHRLRAASLVPAAIRAVLDANVPKERLATLQVVTSGTAPCPPELADAFFRTYGIPVLMTYGATEFAGAVAGWTLALHDHWWQRKAGSAGRAFAGVELRVTGDDGGELPVGRTGRLEVRTEQSTHGGRTWVKTSDLARIDADRFVWIEGRADDAIIRGGFKVQPETVKRILETHPAVREAAVAGLPDPRLGEVPVAAVESEPGRPVPDAAELTALCRTHLMPYEVPAHIVVVDELPRTPSSKVSRVELLDLVRARLAEHTKA
- a CDS encoding acyl-CoA dehydrogenase family protein, whose product is MALTFTEEQEELRTTLRRFLADKAPSAAVRRAMDSAEGHDPRLWRQMADQLGLHGLALPEAYGGSGGGPVELGIVLEEMGRVLLPSPYFATVALAGQALTASGDEAAQARWLPAIADGSLTATLALAETGGSWELADVEASAANGTVSGTKMFVVDGHTADLILVVARTGTGLGLFAVDGDAPGVTRTRLETLDPTRRLARVDFDGAPALRVGPDGDASAYLRTVLDLVAVALAAEQVGGAQACLDTAVAYAKVRVQFGRPIGSFQAVKHKCADLLVRIEGARSAAYHATAVAADSPPELPLSTEQLAPAELPVSAALAAACCADAFTHAAKENIQLHGGIGYTWEHDAQLYLKRAKSSEQLFGGPATYRTRLADLVGI